In Melanotaenia boesemani isolate fMelBoe1 chromosome 18, fMelBoe1.pri, whole genome shotgun sequence, the following proteins share a genomic window:
- the pdss1 gene encoding decaprenyl-diphosphate synthase subunit 1, protein MAGPWRHCRRWTTTRSSRSLFEALWRLNSSSASSSARCVSSACWSSGPGNEGKPRLPTQIHSKVLNLNPSLIRHTSPLQHPRLQSCCCRRTHSDAKLKDPFTLAQKDLMSLYDDIKKELFVSKNELKYLCDYYFDGRGKAIRPIIVILMARALNIHSNGAGDLLPGQRAIAMITEMIHTASLVHDDVIDGSDERRGKRSINEVWGERKAILAGDFILSAASMALARIGNNTVVKVLSQVIEDLVRGEFMQLGSKENENERFKHYLEKTFKKTASLIANSCKAVSILVNSDPEVHEIAYQYGKNVGIAFQLVDDVLDFTSGADQLGKPSAADLKLGLATGPVLFACQQFPELHAMIMRRFSSKGDVDRAWQYVLQSDGVQQTTYLAQRYCQEATRQVSMLRPSPERDALIRLTEIVLNRDK, encoded by the exons ATGGCGGGTCCGTGGAGGCATTGTAGGAGGTGGACCACGACTCGGTCCAGCAGGAGTTTATTTGAAGCCTTGTGGCGTTTGAACAGCAGCTCTGCGTCTTCCTCCGCGCGCTGTGTGAGCAGCGCGTGCTGGAGCTCCGGCCCAGGAAACGAG gggAAGCCACGATTACCTACGCAGATCCACTCAAAAGTTCTAAACCTAAACCCATCTCTTATCAG ACACACTTCTCCGTTGCAGCATCCCAGACTACAATCTTGCTGCTGCAGAAGGACGCACAGCGATGCGAAGCTGAAGGACCCTTTCACGTTAGCCCAGAAAGACTTGATGAGTTTATATGATGACATTAAAAAG GAGCTTTTTGTTTCTAAGAATGAACTGAAGTATCTATGCGACTACTACTTTGATGGCAGGGGTAAGGCTATCCGACCCATCATTGTCATCCTGATGGCCCGCGCCCTTAACATCCACAGCAACGGAGCTGG AGATCTGCTTCCGGGGCAGAGGGCGATAGCGATGATCACGGAGATGATTCATACTGCCAGCCTGGTGCACGATGACGTAATAGATGGATCAGATGAGCGAAGAGGAAAGAGGTCAATCAATGAAGTGTGGGGGGAAAGAAAG GCCATCTTAGCCGGAGATTTTATCCTCTCAGCTGCCTCGATGGCCTTGGCACGTATCGGGAACAACACAGTGGTGAAAGTGCTCTCCCAAGTCATAGAGGACCTGGTGCGAG GGGAATTCATGCAACTGGGCTCCAAAGAGAACGAGAACGAGAGATTCAAACATTACCTCGAGAAAACCTTCAAGAAGACAGCGAGTCTTATTGCAAACAGTTGTAAAGCA GTGTCCATTCTGGTAAACTCTGATCCAGAAGTTCATGAAATAGCCTACCAATACGGGAAGAACGTCGGCATCGCGTTCCAG CTGGTAGACGATGTTTTGGACTTCACATCAGGAGCCGATCAGCTGGGCAAACCCTCAGCAGCCGATCTGAAACTGGGTTTGGCCACAGGACCGGTCCTGTTCGCTTGTCAACAG TTTCCTGAGCTTCACGCAATGATCATGAGACGTTTCAGCTCCAAAGGAGATGTAGATCGAGCCTGGCAGTACGTCCTTCAG AGCGACGGCGTGCAGCAGACCACCTACTTGGCCCAGCGCTACTGTCAAGAAGCCACCAGGCAGGTCAGCATGCTCCGGCCGTCCCCGGAGAGGGACGCCCTCATCAGGCTCACGGAGATCGTGCTGAACAGAGACAAGTGA
- the chrnd gene encoding acetylcholine receptor subunit delta isoform X2: MVWLPEIVLENNNDAQFQVAYYSNVLVDKDGLCYWLPPAIFRSSCSINVNYFPFDWQNCTLKFTSLTYNAKEIRMLLKEEGDDPTKWTVEWIIIDPASFTENGEWEIIHRPAKRNTYKHIPMESNKHQDITFYLVIKRKPLFYIVNIIIPCVLISFLASLVYYLPADSGEKMTLSISVLLAQSVFLLLISQRLPETSMSVPLIVKYLMFIMVLVTVVVLNCVVVLNLHFRTPSTHVMTEWTKMFFLERLPRILRMSHPEEAEPYWDGALPRRSSSAGYIAKAEEYYSVKSRSELMFEKQSERHGLVKRSTHAAVVKPQEDGGVTDQLYGEMKPAVDGANYIIKHMRNKNDYNEEKDNWSGIARTVDRLCLFLVTPVMTLGTIIIFLTGICNHPPHLPFKGDPHDYIEESARLLEL, encoded by the exons ATGGTGTGGCTGCCAGAAATCGTACTGGAGAACAA TAATGATGCCCAGTTCCAGGTGGCCTACTACAGTAATGTACTGGTGGATAAAGATGGTCTCTGTTACTGGTTACCTCCTGCCATCTTCCGTTCCTCATGCTCCATCAACGTCAACTACTTTCCCTTCGACTGGCAGAACTGCACCCTTAAATTCAC ATCTCTGACCTACAATGCCAAAGAGATCAGGATGTTGCTGAAGGAAGAAGGGGATGACCCCACCAAATGGACTGTAGAATGGATCATCATCGACCCTGCCAGCTTCACGG AGAACGGTGAGTGGGAGATCATCCACCGGCCAGCCAAAAGAAACACCTACAAACACATTCCCATGGAGAGCAACAAGCACCAGGACATCACCTTCTACCTGGTCATCAAGCGCAAACCTCTCTTCTACATTGTCAACATCATCATCCCCTGTGTGCTCATCTCTTTCCTGGCCTCACTCGTCTACTACCTGCCTGCTGACA GTGGTGAGAAGATGACGTTGTCCATCTCAGTGCTGCTGGCTCAGTCTGTCTTCTTGCTGCTGATCTCTCAAAGGCTGCCAGAGACGTCCATGTCTGTTCCACTAATTGTCAA GTAtctgatgttcatcatggtgctGGTTACTGTCGTGGTGTTGAACTGTGTGGTCGTCCTCAACCTGCACTTCAGGACACCGAGCACACATGTGATGACTGAGTGGACCAAGATG TTTTTCTTGGAGCGGTTGCCACGGATTCTGCGTATGTCTCACCCGGAAGAGGCCGAGCCATATTGGGATGGAGCGTTGCCACGGCGATCCAGCTCAGCGGGTTACATCGCAAAAGCAGAGGAATACTACAGCGTCAAATCCCGCAGTGAGCTGATGTTTGAGAAGCAGTCTGAGAGGCATGGACTGGTGAAACGGTCCACACATGCTGCAG TGGTGAAGCCGCAGGAAGATGGAGGTGTGACGGATCAGCTGTATGGAGAGATGAAGCCGGCTGTGGACGGAGCGAACTACATCATCAAACACATGCGCAACAAGAATGACTACAACGAG GAGAAAGATAACTGGAGCGGCATCGCCCGCACCGTGGACCGTCTCTGCCTCTTCCTTGTTACTCCAGTGATGACCCTTggcaccatcatcatcttcctcacgGGAATCTGCAACCACCCTCCACACCTGCCCTTTAAAGGTGACCCACATGACTACATCGAGGAAAGCGCACGTCTGCTGGAACTCTGA
- the chrnd gene encoding acetylcholine receptor subunit delta isoform X1: protein MELQRATLVTVFLLMLLSTECWGRNEEERLINYLFKEKGYNKELRPVERQQDAVDVYLALTLSNLISLKEVDETLLTNVWIDHTWTDYRLTWNVSEFDGINILRLPPSMVWLPEIVLENNNDAQFQVAYYSNVLVDKDGLCYWLPPAIFRSSCSINVNYFPFDWQNCTLKFTSLTYNAKEIRMLLKEEGDDPTKWTVEWIIIDPASFTENGEWEIIHRPAKRNTYKHIPMESNKHQDITFYLVIKRKPLFYIVNIIIPCVLISFLASLVYYLPADSGEKMTLSISVLLAQSVFLLLISQRLPETSMSVPLIVKYLMFIMVLVTVVVLNCVVVLNLHFRTPSTHVMTEWTKMFFLERLPRILRMSHPEEAEPYWDGALPRRSSSAGYIAKAEEYYSVKSRSELMFEKQSERHGLVKRSTHAAVVKPQEDGGVTDQLYGEMKPAVDGANYIIKHMRNKNDYNEEKDNWSGIARTVDRLCLFLVTPVMTLGTIIIFLTGICNHPPHLPFKGDPHDYIEESARLLEL from the exons AGTGTTGGGGCAGGAACGAGGAGGAGCGTCTGATCAACTACCTGTTCAAAGAGAAAGGGTACAACAAAGAGCTGCGGCCAGTCGAGAGGCAGCAGGACGCTGTTGATGTTTACCTCGCCCTCACGCTGTCTAACCTCATCTCTCTG AAAGAAGTAGATGAGACATTGCTGACGAATGTGTGGATTGACCAC ACATGGACCGACTACAGACTGACGTGGAATGTGTCAGAGTTTGACGGCATCAACATACTTCGCCTGCCGCCCAGCATGGTGTGGCTGCCAGAAATCGTACTGGAGAACAA TAATGATGCCCAGTTCCAGGTGGCCTACTACAGTAATGTACTGGTGGATAAAGATGGTCTCTGTTACTGGTTACCTCCTGCCATCTTCCGTTCCTCATGCTCCATCAACGTCAACTACTTTCCCTTCGACTGGCAGAACTGCACCCTTAAATTCAC ATCTCTGACCTACAATGCCAAAGAGATCAGGATGTTGCTGAAGGAAGAAGGGGATGACCCCACCAAATGGACTGTAGAATGGATCATCATCGACCCTGCCAGCTTCACGG AGAACGGTGAGTGGGAGATCATCCACCGGCCAGCCAAAAGAAACACCTACAAACACATTCCCATGGAGAGCAACAAGCACCAGGACATCACCTTCTACCTGGTCATCAAGCGCAAACCTCTCTTCTACATTGTCAACATCATCATCCCCTGTGTGCTCATCTCTTTCCTGGCCTCACTCGTCTACTACCTGCCTGCTGACA GTGGTGAGAAGATGACGTTGTCCATCTCAGTGCTGCTGGCTCAGTCTGTCTTCTTGCTGCTGATCTCTCAAAGGCTGCCAGAGACGTCCATGTCTGTTCCACTAATTGTCAA GTAtctgatgttcatcatggtgctGGTTACTGTCGTGGTGTTGAACTGTGTGGTCGTCCTCAACCTGCACTTCAGGACACCGAGCACACATGTGATGACTGAGTGGACCAAGATG TTTTTCTTGGAGCGGTTGCCACGGATTCTGCGTATGTCTCACCCGGAAGAGGCCGAGCCATATTGGGATGGAGCGTTGCCACGGCGATCCAGCTCAGCGGGTTACATCGCAAAAGCAGAGGAATACTACAGCGTCAAATCCCGCAGTGAGCTGATGTTTGAGAAGCAGTCTGAGAGGCATGGACTGGTGAAACGGTCCACACATGCTGCAG TGGTGAAGCCGCAGGAAGATGGAGGTGTGACGGATCAGCTGTATGGAGAGATGAAGCCGGCTGTGGACGGAGCGAACTACATCATCAAACACATGCGCAACAAGAATGACTACAACGAG GAGAAAGATAACTGGAGCGGCATCGCCCGCACCGTGGACCGTCTCTGCCTCTTCCTTGTTACTCCAGTGATGACCCTTggcaccatcatcatcttcctcacgGGAATCTGCAACCACCCTCCACACCTGCCCTTTAAAGGTGACCCACATGACTACATCGAGGAAAGCGCACGTCTGCTGGAACTCTGA